CTGCCTCTACGAGCAGCTCACCGGCACGTACTGCCTCAGCGCGGCCCTTGTCGGTCAGTGCAACGTCGACCCAGCCCGTGAACTGGTTGGATGCGTTCCACTCACTCTGGCCATGACGGACAAGAATCAGTTTTCCATTGCTCATACCCCCAATTGTGCCCCAAAACTGGACAGCCCGCCGTTCGTTGCCCCGCTATGTGGGTTACTACCCCCGGCTACTCAACCATGTGGCGGAACTGCTCCAGATTGGCCAGGTTTTCCCCGCGGTCAACCCGCCACTCCCACTCGCGCTTAATGGCCGATGCAAAGCCGCGTTCGAGGATCTGGTTGAAGTCCCCATCGGCCGTCTCCAGCAGCTGACCAAGGAGGCGATCGAGGTCATCGTCGGAAAGCTGAGCCGGCAGTTGACCAACCAGGTAGATGTCGCCTGCGGCGTCAATGGTGTAACCGATGCCGAACAGACGACGATTGCGCTGCAGCAACCACTTGTAGACGGCCTCGTGGTTTTCTTCGACAGCGCGACAAACGAAGGCTTCGACACGCAGGGAGTCAGGCGCCGGGATGAGACCAACGACGGTCTTTAGCTTCTTCTTACCAGGCAGAACCACCACGGCGGCATTGTCGGCAATGCCATGCTCAACACCGAGACGTTCTAGCTGCTCACCGAGGAATTTCAGCAGTCCTTGGATGTCCGTGCTCATCGTGAATCATCTCCCTGTTTATGTGGCTACGGCCCTGGCGATTCTGAAGCTAACGAAACCTACCGAGAGCCACCCGCATCCCGGATAGAGCCGGGACAATTTTCCTTTTGGAGTTCGGTTCGATGATAGACATCGGCCAACCGATCCACGGTCTTTTGCCAGGAAAACTCCAAGGAGTGCTCGCGCGCCTGGGTGGCCAACTTAATGCGCAGCTCGTCGTCCTCCACCAGGCGACCGAGGGCATCGGCCCAGGCTGCGGGCTCGTGACCGTCGACAAGCAAACCGCTGACCCCATCGTCGACAGCGATGGAGAGCCCGCCAACATTCGCCGCGACAACGGGAGTGCCGGTGGCCTGAGCCTCCATCGCCACCAACCCGAAAGTTTCGTTGTAGCTGGGCACGGCGACGATGTCTGCGGCCTGGTAGAGCTTCGCCAGGTCCTGCGGCGGGCGTGGGGGCATGAAACGGACTAGGTGATCGATCCCCTCTTCCGCGGCGAGATTGGTGAACTCGTCGGGCGCGTGCACCCCAGAACCGGACAGGCCACCGCAGATAATCACTCGGACATTAGTGGCGGGATAGCGACGCATGAGCTCGCCAACACCGCGCAGCAATACCTGCGGCCCCTTCAGCCGCTGCAGCCTACCAACGAACAAAATGACCTTAGTGTGCAACGGGATGCCCAGCTCACGACGGGACCGCTCGGTGGCACGATCGCTGCCCGGCGAAAAGAGCTCCACGTCCACCCCGGGCGGCACGACATTGATGCGCCACGGGTCGGCATCGTGGAGATCCGCGAGCTGCTTAGCTTCGGCATCTGTATTGACGATGAGCCGGCATGCATTGTCCACAATCTGCTGCTCACAAATACGACGCGATTCAGGCTCTGGCGTATCCCCCTCTGCTAGATGGAGGTTCTTCACCGCCGCCAGCGTGTGCGCCGTGTGCACAAACGGAATATCAAGCAAATCCGACAGCAACCACCCCACCTGGCCAGAGAGCCAGTAGTGCGAATGAATCAGGTCGTATTCAATCCCCTGTTTGCGGGCGAACTCAATAACCCCGCCAGCAAAAGCCGGCATCTGCGTAGCCAGGTCTGACTTCTCCAGCCCCTCATATGGGCCAGCCACTATGTTGATGACACGGAAATTCTCACTGACCTGAATCACCGGTCCATCGCTGGAACGCGTGGCGCGAGTGAAAACATCCACCTTCACACCGCGTCGCGCCAACTCCTCGCAGGTGCGCAGCACGTAGACATTCATGCCGCCAGCGTCACCGATGCCCGGTTGCTCCAGCGGAGAGGTATGCATGGAGATCATCGCGATGCGGTTCGGCCACGCCGGGGTATTAGAGGTGGTGCTTGGGGTGGCGGCATCTGCGCCCGCCGTTGCCGACGGAAATGTTTCGGTCATACTGCCCAGAGTGCCTATTCCAAGGGCAACCCCGCAAATGAGTACCTCAAATACGTGTATAGAAATCCTGACAATGCAGTGCGACGTACGGCACAATAGGGGTCGATACCTACTACGTCGTAAGTTATTATCACCTCACGACGTGGTCAGGTCACACACAAAAACTAGGAGGACCCCATGGCCGATACATCCAGCTCGCGCGCTGAAAATGACTCTGCCCCAGCTCACGGTTCCACACCCAACGCTGCGGTTTCCAAAGCCTGGCTGAACCTGTATCCGGAGTGGACCCCACCCCACATCGCCTACAACTTCGACACCCTCCTAGATGTCTACCGCCACACTCTGAGCAACCACCCGCGCCGCAAGGCACTGACCTTCTTCGGTCGCTCCACCTCCTATGCCGAGCTGGATGCCAAGGTTCGCAGCGTTGCCGCCGGCCTGCGCGCACTCGGTGTACGCAAAGGCGATCGCGTGGCACTGCTCATGCCGAACTGCCCGCAGCACGTCATCGCCTACTGGGCAGTTCTGCACCTCGGCGCTGTTGCCGTAGAGCACAACCCCCTCTACACCGCCCACGAGCTGCGCCATCCGTTCAACGACCACGGTGCCCGCTTTGCCATCTGCTGGGACAAGATCGTCCCCGTACTTGAAGACCTTCGCAGCAACACCCCGCTCGAGACCATCATTGCGGTCAACATGCTGCAGGACCTGCCGTTTGTCATGCGCACCGCCCTGTCGATCCCGCTGCCGAAACTCCGCGCCGCCCGCGCTAAGCTGCACTCTTCCGCACCGCAGGTCATGGGTTTTGATGCTTTGCTTCACGACGCCGTCGGCGGAGACGGCCACGACCTCCAGGCCGATGAGTCCATCACTGCCGATGACACTGCAGTGATGATGTACACCTCTGGCACCACGGGCTCGCCGAAGGGCGCGCAGCTGAGCCACCGCGGGCTGGTCGCCAACATTCTGCAGGGTAAGGCCTGGGTACCGGGCCTTGGCAAGGAGCGGGAAATCTCCCTTGGCATCCTGCCGATGTTCCACGCCTAC
The nucleotide sequence above comes from Corynebacterium amycolatum. Encoded proteins:
- a CDS encoding YbjN domain-containing protein; translated protein: MSTDIQGLLKFLGEQLERLGVEHGIADNAAVVVLPGKKKLKTVVGLIPAPDSLRVEAFVCRAVEENHEAVYKWLLQRNRRLFGIGYTIDAAGDIYLVGQLPAQLSDDDLDRLLGQLLETADGDFNQILERGFASAIKREWEWRVDRGENLANLEQFRHMVE
- the mshA gene encoding D-inositol-3-phosphate glycosyltransferase, with amino-acid sequence MISMHTSPLEQPGIGDAGGMNVYVLRTCEELARRGVKVDVFTRATRSSDGPVIQVSENFRVINIVAGPYEGLEKSDLATQMPAFAGGVIEFARKQGIEYDLIHSHYWLSGQVGWLLSDLLDIPFVHTAHTLAAVKNLHLAEGDTPEPESRRICEQQIVDNACRLIVNTDAEAKQLADLHDADPWRINVVPPGVDVELFSPGSDRATERSRRELGIPLHTKVILFVGRLQRLKGPQVLLRGVGELMRRYPATNVRVIICGGLSGSGVHAPDEFTNLAAEEGIDHLVRFMPPRPPQDLAKLYQAADIVAVPSYNETFGLVAMEAQATGTPVVAANVGGLSIAVDDGVSGLLVDGHEPAAWADALGRLVEDDELRIKLATQAREHSLEFSWQKTVDRLADVYHRTELQKENCPGSIRDAGGSR